The proteins below are encoded in one region of Hordeum vulgare subsp. vulgare chromosome 3H, MorexV3_pseudomolecules_assembly, whole genome shotgun sequence:
- the LOC123444943 gene encoding zinc finger protein ZAT9-like: MSHPQLLPVVRIYALVRARDWNFSSLLGRYNHTKIDLVMTLTREEAHESKEMESLRVHADALLSLSSPAASSTATTAAGSKPVTTATTAAGRRALAAEGVFECKTCSKRFTSFQALGGHRTSHTRLQARMLLHDAADAAERDRARVHECAVCGLEFSMGQALGGHMRRHRGEAAPSTTSSAAVHGEASSGATQQQELMPDLNYPPMDDCGGDGQGTSADRSSERQLLDLLG, encoded by the coding sequence ATGAGCCACCCGCAACTCCTACCGGTCGTACGTATATATGCCCTCGTGCGTGCGCGTGACTGGAATTTCAGTTCGCTGCTGGGTAGATACAATCATACAAAGATCGATCTCGTGATGACACTTACGAGAGAGGAGGCGCACGAGAGCAAGGAGATGGAGAGCCTCCGGGTGCACGCCGACGCGCTCCTCTCGCTCTCCTCACCCGCCGCGTCGTCCACGGCGACGACCGCGGCGGGCAGCAAGCcggtgacgacggcgacgaccgcGGCGGGAAGGAGGGCGCTGGCGGCGGAGGGCGTGTTCGAGTGCAAGACGTGCAGCAAGCGGTTCACGTCGTTCCAGGCGCTGGGCGGGCACCGCACCAGCCACACGCGGCTGCAGGCGCGGATGCTGCTGCACGACGCCGCCGACGCCGCCGAGAGGGACAGGGCCAGGGTGCACGAGTGCGCCGTCTGCGGGCTCGAGTTCTCCATGGGCCAGGCGCTGGGCGGCCACATGCGCCGGCACAGGGGCGAGGCCGCGCCGTCGACGACGTCGTCGGCCGCCGTGCACGGCGAGGCCAGCTCCGGAGCGACGCAGCAGCAGGAGCTCATGCCCGACCTCAACTACCCGCCCATGGACGACTGCGGCGGCGACGGGCAAGGAACCTCCGCCGATCGCAGCTCCGAGCGTCAGCTGCTTGATCTGCTTGGATAG